The Prosthecobacter fusiformis sequence CCATCGTTTCCAGGGATTTCAGCAGCCCTGCCACAACCCCAGGAAGAGTGACGAGTCCATCCAAACGATGGTTGCTGACACGGATGCCAAAGAGAAGGGCGCGGCTCACAGGCAAGCGTGTGAGAAACTGACGCTCCAGGCGCAGCCAAGTGCTGTCTAGCCTGGCGGCTTCTGTAAGCCCGGGCAATCGACGAGATGGATGATGATTCAGCTCCGCATCCGCGCTCAGCCCCCAGTTATCTCTCTCCCACGCCAAGTCCGGCTGAATCCTCGAAAGAAAAACCTGGATGGATTTCCCCAGTTCCGCTTCAAGTCCTGGCACCGGGCCATGCACAGCCGATAGCGGCAAGCCCAGCTTCTCCGGCAATGACCATGAGGAAGGAAACACCACCTCTCCTCCAAGGACATGTGGCTCATTGAGAACACCCTCAGAGAGCAGCACCCAATCAGGTTCACATTGCGAGGCCTGCTGACGAATCCACCCCCGCGCTTCCTCCATGGCGACACTCGCCTCTGGAAGCTGTACTGAATAAAGGTCAGGGGCCTCGGCCAGCCATTTTTCGCGCTGCTGCCGGACTTCTCCCGATACATCCTGAACGGACCAAAAGTCAGCGGCATCGCCAACTCGAAGTCCCATCTGGAAACGATGGTCCACGGTGG is a genomic window containing:
- a CDS encoding heme-dependent oxidative N-demethylase subunit alpha family protein — encoded protein: MYPDWQRLFPTVDHRFQMGLRVGDAADFWSVQDVSGEVRQQREKWLAEAPDLYSVQLPEASVAMEEARGWIRQQASQCEPDWVLLSEGVLNEPHVLGGEVVFPSSWSLPEKLGLPLSAVHGPVPGLEAELGKSIQVFLSRIQPDLAWERDNWGLSADAELNHHPSRRLPGLTEAARLDSTWLRLERQFLTRLPVSRALLFGIRVSNHRLDGLVTLPGVVAGLLKSLETMEPTVADYKGLAKSRASLIRDLEGL